TCACTTGACCAATTGCTCCTGGAACAGTTCCAGCAACCTTAAATCGCACAGTCTTTCCTTCGTAGTCTAGTGCCAGGTAGTCACCTACTGATAGTTTTAACTTTTTTAAGGCAGCGGCCGATAAAAAGATAGTATCGTCTGAAAATAAGCCTTGATCTTCAGAAACTACAGGTACTAGAGAGGGCGATACTCGAGCTGCCTGAAAAATATCAATTCCAAGAACGCGGATTTGTGCAGTATTGCGTTCTAAGACTGGACTCAATGCACGAATTCCAAGCTCAGTTTGCCGAGCAATAATTTGCTCATATAGTTGATCTGAAAATTCACCGGTAGGCATCACTATTTGGGCGGATGCTTGGCCATTAACTAGATCTAAGGCGCGACTAAACTCGCTGAGCGCTGAACGATTCACCGTATGAATTGCGACGGCAAGTGTAATACCCAAAGCTACTGCAAGACCCGCTATAAGCCAACGACTCGGTTGCGCCTTAAAAGCGGATGAAAGTAGCCAATAAAACAGCATTAGCTTGTTAAAACTAAACGACGATCTAATCGCTCAGCCGCTTTCTCTGAATGGGTCACCATGACTAAGGCAGTATTATGCTCACGACAAGTACGGCACAGAAGTTCGAGAGCAAGATCAGCAGTTATCGGGTCGAGGTTACCGGTTGGCTCGTCTGCAAGCACAATTTTGGGGCGATGTACCAAAGCGCGCGCTAGAGCAATTCGTTGTTGCTCCCCCCCAGATAAGACTGCCGGAAATTGCTCATAAGTAGCAGCTAAACCTAATTCACTTAAAAGGGTCTGCGCGCGATCTTTTGCCTGATCAAGGGGAAGCCCCCCAATTAAACAGGGGACCATCACATTTTGTAGGGCATTGAGATGTGGCATTAAATGAAATGCCTGAAAAACAAATCCAAAAGCTACTCTGCGTAGATAAAGTTGTTCATTTGATCCCATTGTTTTGAGGTCTTTACCCTCAAATAGCAAACGGCCCTCATCGGGTTGATCAAGACCTGCCAAGAGATTAAGTAAGGTTGATTTACCCACTCCAGAGGCTCCTTGAAGGGCAAGTTGCTCGCCAGCAATAAGAGAAATATCGAGATGCCGAAACAGCCATCGATCAGTAGTCACTCGACGGCCAAGTCCTTCGGCTTTAAGTAAGCTCATCACAAGCCGGAATTTTGAAATTTATCAACATATCCATATTGTTACATCCTCTGGATCTACCAGTGATTTTGGTGAGGCTTAGAGCTTATTTACCAAACCTAAATAGTGTTCCTCTAAGCTACGCAATATGTCCATTACTTGTCCAAGGCAACAGTCGCATTAAATAATGCTTGAACCGGTTTTAATCTTGGGGGATATACTTTCACTAAAGCAGGAGAGTGAGATTTTATCTCCACCGAAGGCGCAAACTCCCATGAACGCTCAGGTATCCATTAGGAAGGTACTGCTTATCCTAAATAGCCGTCTGGAGAGACACCATCTTTATGGTGCACCGAAGGAGCAAGCACTCAGCCACGCTGTAGTGTGAATCTCTCAGGTACCAGGGACAGGGGGAGCGGCAGCCATATTGATATGGCACTTTAGGAGACTTCGCGTGCATACACTTCCAAGCTAATTCAGATTTTGCTAATGCAGATCATTTGACTCAATTTTCACTTACTGAATAAGGATATACATCATGAGCAATAAACTAGTCCAAGAGGCACCTTTTCATCCTGGATATGAGGATGCTGGCTATAAAAACGAAGTTTCACCAGCGATTGCCGAATTAGAGAGCTTCAGAAAAATGAACGCTCGCCACCTTGGCTTTTCAGAGCTAATAGTGGATTTCTGTAAGTCTTCAAAGTCATTTACTCCAGCCTGACAGTCAATTACGAGCCCCAGTTAGAAATAGCTGGGGTTTTTAGGCTCTGGGCCATACGCTCGAATCGTGCCGGGCAGGCCAAATACTCAAGCCCCAGTAAGTAAAAACGACTTGCGGGCAAAAAAGCTAAAAAACGCTTAAGGTACTTGTTATGAAAGAGATCGCCCACTACACCCTTATTGATTTTTCTGATAAAAGAAATTGATGAGGGACGCACGCCTAATGTTCCTGCTCCTAAGATCGCTATCGATTATTGGAAGCTGGATGCCAATGCAAGCTTGCGTGATGTTGTGATTGCAGTCCGAAATGATGAGGCCCATCATCGAGATACAAACCACCAATTTGCTAATGACTACGATTGATGTCCTAATTTATTAGGCATAGGTCGTACATTCAAAGCTTGCAGGGCAAGCCAACTCCCATTAGCTCTTTTTTCACACCTTTTGCACTATTTTTGGAATATTTGCCCTATTTAGTTTGATATATATACTAGTGCTGTTATTTTGATATTTATAGACGACGGGAGATATTCGTGAAAAGCAAAAAACTCAGTACTAACTATTTAATCGCTGCAGCATTTTTATTGGGTGCTGTAAACGCCCATGCTGCAAGTCCGACTATGGATAAAATTAAATCTACTGGCGCGGTCACTATGGGTGTTCGTGAATCCTCTATCCCAATGTCATACACCACTGGTGATAGTCGCTTTGATGGCTATCACGTTGAAGTTTGCCGCATGATTTTGGCTGACGTAAAAGATAAGCTTGGCCTGAGCACTTTGCGAATTAACTATCAACCCGTGACATCTCAGAATCGCGTGCCTTTAGTTCAAAACGGCACGGTTGATATTGAGTGCGGCACAACGACTAACAATACTGCGCGCGCTAAGGATGTGGGCTTTGCAAATACCCTTTATGTTGAAGAGGTTCGCATTGCAGTTAAAGCAAATTCTGGCATCACCTCGATCGCCCAGCTAGCTGGTAAAAAAGTTGCTACCACTACCGGTACCACTTCAGTACAGTTATTACGCAAGCATGAAAAAGCGAATGGGGTTAATTTTGACGAAGTATTTGGTAAGGATCATGCCGACAGCTTTTTATTGCTAGAGTCAGGCCGCGCAGATGCGTTCGTAATGGATGGTTCAATCCTGGCTGGCAATATTGCTAATTCTAAGAATCCAAAGGACTTCAAGATTGTTGGTGAGGTACTGGCAACTGAGCCTATTGCCATCATGGTCCCAAAAAATGATCCAGAGTTTAAAGCTGCCGTGAATGCGGCGATCGCCAAGATTGTGGCTAACGGCAATATGCCTAAGCTTTGGAATAAATGGTTCTTAGCCCCAATTCCGCCGAAGAATATTGTTGTAGGTCTTGAATTGTCCCCGGCAACTAAAAACGCTTGGGCTAATCTCAACGACAAACCCGCCGAAGACTACAACAAGAAATAATTGCTAGTCATCACTAATAACGAGCCAACAATATGTCTTTAGATTTGGGTGTTTTTTGTAAGAACACCTTAGACGGAGAAGTGGTGGATCACTGCTTCTCCGCACTGTTTGGTTTAGCTCAAAACAGTGATCCAAGTTATTTGGACTGGCTGTTGAAGGCCTGGGGCTGGACTTTGGCGGTGGCAGCCCTTAGTTTAACGATTGCGTTAATTCTGGGGGCGGTGATGGGTACTCTACGTACTCTGCCAACCACCAGTCTTCTTAATAGGTGGCTGATTCGTATTTCTACTGCTTGGGTGGAGCTATTCAGAAACATCCCTATCTTGGTTCAAGTATTTCTTTGGTATCACGTCATTCCATCTTTTGTATTGCCCTTAAAGTCACTGCCATCTTATTGGTTGGTGAGTATTGCTCTAGGTTTCTTTACATCTGCTCGTATAGCTGAGCAGGTGAGGGCGGGTATTCAGGCTTTACCTAGTGGACAAACGGCTGCTGCAACTGCATTAGGCTTAACAACCCTGCAAACTTACCGTTACGTTATCTTGCCAATGGCATTGCGGATTGTGATGCCACCACTGACCTCGGAGAGCATGAATCTCATCAAAAACTCTTCGGTGGCTTTTGCGGTTTCTGTACCAGAGCTAACCTTATTTGCAATGCAGGCTCAGGAAGAAACATCTAAGGGTGTTGAAATCTATTTAGCAGTAACCTTGCTATACGCGCTCTCGGCATTCGCAGTGAATCGAGTAATGACACTAATTGAAAAGCGTAATCGCATTCCAGGGTTTATTGTTTCCAATGACGCAAGCTTGGCTCACTAGATATTGATGGGATCAATGACATGCTGAGCTTAGACCTGAGTTTTTATAATTGGGAATTATTCACCAACTATATTTTGAAGGGCTTGGTATTTAGTGTTCAGTTAACTGTCTTTGCAACAGTCGGAGGCATCCTTTTTGGGACATTTTTAGCCTTAATGCGTTTATCTGGACGGCCTACATTGGTATATCCCGCCACCTTTTACGTGAACACCATGCGATCCATTCCTCTGGTGATGGTAATCCTCTGGTTTTTCTTGCTGATCCCGATGTTGATTGGCAGACCCATTGGCGCTGATCTCTCGGCCACGATTACTTTCATCGCATTTGAGGCGGCATTTTTCTCAGAAATTGTGCGCGCTGGCATTCAATCCGTACCGAAAGGACAGAGCTATGCAGGGGAAGCTTTGGGTATGACTTACGGCCAAAACATGCGTCTGGTAGTTTTGCCCCAAGCTTTTAGAAACATGATCCCTGTTTTTATGACTCAGACTATTGTCTTGTTTCAAGATACCTCATTGGTATATGCCATTGGCGCATACGACCTACTTAAGGGATTTGAGATTGCTGGTAAAAATTACGGCCGCCCAATTGAAACCTATATTCTGGCTGCAGCAACTTATTTTGTAATTTGTTTTTCGCTCTCTAAAGTGGTTCGCAAGATACAAGCTAGAGTCGCTATTATTCGCTAATCTCATCCGGTATAAATTAAATAGATCATCATGATTGAACTTCAAAGCGTGTCCAAATGGTATGGCTCATTTCAGGTGCTCACTGATTGCTCAACTTCGATTAAAAAAGGTGAGGTGGTGGTGATTTGTGGTCCCTCTGGCTCTGGTAAATCTACTTTGATTAAAACTATTAATGCTCTTGAGCCCTTTCAGGCGGGTGAGATTACCGTTGATGGAATTGCGCTACATGACGCAAAAACTAATCTACCAAAGTTACGTTCACGTGTTGGCATGGTGTTTCAACACTTTGAGCTTTTCCCGCATCTCAGTGTTACCGAGAATTTGACTCTTGCTCAAATGAAGGTCTTGGGTAGATCGGTAGATGAAGCCAAGACTCATGGCCTCAAGTATCTAGAGCGTGTTGGGCTAATGGCTCAAAAGGATAAGTTTCCTGGGCAGTTATCTGGTGGCCAGCAGCAACGAGTTGCGATTGCACGTGCTTTGAGCATGGATCCGATTGTGATGTTGTTTGATGAGCCAACGTCAGCTCTAGACCCTGAGATGGTGGGAGAGGTATTAGATGTCATGGTGAAGCTCGCCCATGAGGGGATGACGATGTGCTGCGTTACCCATGAAATGGGCTTTGCTCGCAAGGTAAGTCACCGCGTGATTTTTATGGACCAGGGAAAAATCATTGAGGACTGCAGTAAAGGCGAGTTCTTTGGCAATCCCGAAGCGAGATCGCCGAGAGCCAAGGATTTCCTTTCAAAAATCTTGGATCACTGACCTTAATCTCCATCCCAGCAAAAAACTTCTTTGCCCCCCTGTTTGGTCTAGAATGATTGTCATGACTATGACTTTGGTTTTGCGTGCTACCTCCTTCATCATGACTCTGGCTCTACTAGGTGCCTGTACTGTAGATAAGCTCGAGGCTAGGTTACAGGCTGACCCACAATGTAAATCAGTCATGAATGCTAAAACGGGGGCTTTAATGCCATGCCCGGGTACCGATAAAGAGTTTTATAAATCTACTCCTGCCCTAAATACAATCCCCCCAAAGGCAGCTCAAGCTGAAGTAAAACAAGCACTAACTCCAAAAGCAGTTGTTGCGCCAGTAGAGTGCAAGCCACAACTGCATCAAAAGTCAGGCAGTTTGATGCCTTGCCCGGCACCTTAGATTGGTTTAATTCATCGTTTGCATTAAGCGTATGATTTAGCAATCCTAGCTGTAAGGCTAATTTCAAGCAAACCACTCACCGGAAAAAATATGAACAAATTAGGCGCTTTAGTTGCAGCAATCTCTACAGCTGCTTTGTTGGCCGCTTGTAGCAATACGCCTAAATTGGCAAGTCAACCAATGCCGAAGTCTGGTTTTTTGGCAAATTACTCAGTACTAGTGCCAATGGCAACATCTGAAGCTGACACTCGTATTTGGAGATACCGTAAAGCTGGTGTAAATCCAGCTACCTATACCGCAGTGATCTTGGATCCAATCTACTTGAACCAAAATGCTACGAAGGAGCTTTCTCCAGAGGTCATTAATCAAGCCAAGATAGCGTTGCAAGATTCTATGGTGAATGCAGTGAACAGTCGTGGCAACATTAAGATCGTCAATCAACCCGGCCCTGGTGTTGCTCGAATCTCCGTTGGTATTACCGGTGCAGAGAGTTCTGCAGATAGCCTGCAGCCATGGAATTTCACGCCGATTGGCTTGGCAATGAATGCGGCTGCTTATGCAGGTGGTGTCAACTCTAAAACACCAGCAATGTTGGTAGAGAGCAAGATTACCGATAGTCAAACTAAAGAAGTCATTGGTGAGGGCTTAGTCACTATTCAGGGCGAGTCTTTCCGCACGGGTGGCGGTTCAGTTGAATCATTTGTGGCCATGGCTAAGAAAGTAGTCAAGGTAGCAATGGAGACTTCGGCTGATCCAAGAGCAACTGCTACAAAATAAGGGGCCCTGTGCGATTTTCTATCGGTGACTTATGCTTCATTGGTGTGGCAGCATTCATGTTCGTAACGGCGCCTTCCTATGCTGATGAAGCCTCACGTAATAAAGAGATTCAAGAGCGCTTTGCCAAATGCGATACCAATCGAGACGGCAAGTTGACTAAGGATGAGGCTAAAGGCTGTATGCCTCGAATCTATGACCATTTTGGCAGAATTGACGAGCAGGGCAGGGGCTATGTCACTGTTGCCCAAATTCAGGCAATGGCAGATCGTTAATCTATTGAGCGAGCTTCGGTAATTTTTTAGAATTCGCAGGCCAAGTCAGCACAATCTTTGGATCAAACTTTAAGATCTTCTTATCTTTATTTGGGTAGTCAACTCGTAACAATAAATTAGCAATCAGATTGAGGTGCGCAAGCTTTTTATCGTTAGCACTAACAACAGTCCATGGAGCATCTGATGAGCTCGTTTTCTTGAGCATGCTGTCTCTAGCATCTGAGTAGGCGTCCCACATCTTCTGCGCCTTTTGGTCTATCGGACTAATCTTCCATTGCTTTAGTGGATCTTTGGCGCGATCCTTGAGCCGGGCTGCTTGCTCTTCTTTGCTGATATCTAGGTAATACTTCATTAGCTGAATATCTGATCTGACTAGTAAAGATTCAAAATCATTGACCGTATTCATAAACTGCTTGTACTGGTCATCAGTGCAAAATCCCATGACTTTTTCAACGCCCGCCCGGTTATACCAACTGCGGTTGAACAAAACGAATTCACCAGCAGTCGGAAGTTGAGCAACATATCTTTGGAAGTACCATTCACCTTCCTCGAGCGGGGAGGGCTTATTCAAGGCAACGACTCTACAGTCTCTGGGACTTAAATGTTCCGCAATGCTTTTGATGGACCCATCTTTACCAGCAGTATCGCGCCCCTCTAAAATGACTAAGAGGCGCTTGCCTTTTTGGATCATATGACGCTGAAGTTTGACTAATTCAATTTGAAGAAGTCTGAGGTCTGCCTCGTAAGTATGTTCATGAATTTCTGATTTACTCACGGGCAGCCTTCACTATGCAATTGACTATGCAGCGCTTGTTGCTGGAGCCACTTTTTTTACAACAGCCTTCTTAGCTACAGCTTTTTTAGCGGGAGCTCTTTTTGTTACTACTTTTTTTGCTGGCGCTTTCTTGGCTACGACTTTCTTAGCAGGTGCTTTTTTGGAGGCTACCTTTTTAGCTGGAGCTTTTTTCTCAAGCTTATCTAATGCTTTTGCTAGTTTGTCAATAAGCTTCTCTCTATCTGACTCGAGCTTATCCAGTTTTTTCAATAATTGCTTCACTAATTTTTTTTGACTCATGGCGCATTCCTTTCAAGAGGGGGCTGTTTATTCAATCTGCGTAAATAGCTGATATCTAGCTCTCAATCCTACGTTTTATTAGGATGAGTTTCAAGCGATTGTGACAGTAAGGCCCATATTTAATTTGGCTCTGCACTTATTTTATCCTCGGCAAGAACATCGAGTTAATATTTAACCTTACGTCCCATTATTAAAAGAAGGCATCCATATGCGTCTGTCCATCAAATACCTCTTCTCCATTAGCTTGTTGATCTTAAGTTCTTTGGCTGCCGCGCAAAAAAATGATGCCATTATTCAGACGGGGCAAGTGCAGGAGGCCATAGCCCGAGGCGCAATTCTTTGGGATGTACGCGATGAAAAGAGTTACTTAGAGGGGCATATCCCTGGCGCAATCAATATTGGTGATGCAGGCAATATTCTGAGAGATGCAAATAAAGAGGACTACATCGCTACTGCAAAAATTCAATCGATTTTTAATGCTGCTGGACTCGATGTAAATAAAGACATTGTGGTGTACGGCTCTCGTGGAAATCCGTATGCTTACTTCGGCCTTTATACGATTCATTATTTTGGCGGTAAGCAGGCACAAATCTATCACGACGGAGTTGATGCTTGGAAGTCAGCTGGATTAGCTCTCCAAAAGGAGCGCCCCAATCTACCGGCTGTCTCCGTAACCCTCGTGCCTCAGCCTCAGTTGCTGGTGACGAATGAGGAGATGCTGAAGTTGACTCAATCTAAATCAGTCCAGATTATTGATGTGCGAACTCCCGATGAGTTTTCTGGCAAAGATGTTCGTGCGATTCGAGGAGGTCATATTCCTAATGCGATCAATATTCCCTTCGAGGAAAATTGGCAGGATCCTGCTACGTCTATCAAGCTTGGTAAGAAGCAAGTTTCCGATAATTCGGGAATGACTCTGAAAAGTCAGGCAGATTTGAAAAAGTTGTATTCAAACCTGGATCCTAATCAAGATACAGTGGTCTATTGCCAAAGTGGCGTACGTGCCGCTGAAACAGCCACAGTCCTCAAAAATCTGGGCTTTAAGAAGGTGAAGGTATATGACTCATCCTGGCTGGGTTGGGGAAATAATCTGAAGGCCCAGGTGTCCGAGGAAAGCTTCTTAAATGTAGGCGCTCTCAACGCCAAAATATCTGCAATGCAAAACAAGATTAATCAGCTGGAAGAGGCTTTAAAGGCGAAAAGTAGCAATTAGTACCATCTATTGCTTGCCCTTGGGGCTTTAAATTGAAAAACCCCAGAGAGGAGATCTTCTGGGGTTATTTTTTGAGTAAAGCGGCTTACTCTGGGTGGAAGTTATTGCTGGCCATAAAGCTAATAGTGCGCTCAAAGCCCAAAATACGGATGTAACGCCAGGCGATATCGCGGTATTTGCTATCTAAATAGCCAATAGCGACTTCAGGCGTCCTTTTGGACAAGTCGATCTGTTCAATTGTGCGGGCCCAACGTTTTAGTCTTGTTGACATATTTACTACCTCCATGAGCATACAACGCATGGAAAAGTGCTTGGGATGACAGGGATAAGTAATATTTTTAAAGAAAGTAACCAAAACCAGTCAAATTGGCGGTTTTTTATCCTTTAAGCTTGTTTTCTGCCGCGGCCCGCTCTTTTTTTGCTGCCTTAGCCCGCGCCTTGATGGGTTTCAGGAACATCAGTAGACAGACAAACCCGACTGTTCCAATGGCCGTTTCTAGGGCGGCCATCCAGAAATTGACTCCAGTCTCCAAAATACGGACCAAGCCCTCGGTAATGTAGAGCAGGATCAGCATAGAGGCCCATTGCATGGTGTACACATTACCTTTCCATAGGCCTGGAATGGCAAATAACAAGGGGACGGCCTTGAGAACGAGCCAGGAGCCTTCCGGCCTGAGTGGCGAGATAAACCATTCCCAAGCTACGCACAGGATAAATAGGTCAACAAAAGCTGCCGTAGCGATGAGTTGGTAGGGGTTTTTGGAGAGCCAGCTTTTGAGCATAAATTACCCTTGAATGAGTTTGAGTGCCGCAATTGCCAGGCGTTTGCCTTGGGCAATGGCTAGCCGTTGCTCTTCAGCGCTAATCGGCGCTCGACCATCAGCATGCGCCACGTGGGTAACGCCATAAGGACTGCCACCACTTGAAGTGCTCATCAGATCGGGCTCGCTATAAGGAAGACCCATGAGCATCATGCCGTGGTGAAGTAGGGGAATCATCATGGTCAGAAGGGTGCTTTCTTGACCGCCGTGCAGACTACCTGTACTTGTAAAGACGCAGGCTGGTTTACCAACCAGGGCGCCATTGAGCCATTCTGAAGAGCTACCATCCCAAAAGTATTTCATGGGAGCGGCCATATTGCCAAAGCGCGTAGGGGAGCCCAGAGCTAGACCAATGCATTCTTTTAAGTCGGCGTATTCAACATACGGGGCACCATCAGTTGGGACGGTTGCCTCTGTAGCTTCGCATACTGTGGAGATCGTTGGAACAGTGCGTAGCCTGGCGTTAACACCTGGGACGCTTTCAATACCTTCGGCAATCAGTCGAGCTAAGTCTCGGGTTGCTCCATAGCGTGAGTAGTACAAAACTAAAATGTCAGATTGGCTCATATTCTTCTCTTATCTCTTATGATATGGGCGATGCGCCTCATACAGAATCCTCAATTATGGCTCTCTCTTGGAAAAGAGATCTGGGAGCGTAACCGGGGTCAAAATCTTAAGCAGGTAGCCGCCAGTCTGGCCTTTACTACTACGCTGGCCTTGATTCCGATGCTGACGGTGGCTTCCATTCTGATTGGCTATCTCCCCAGTGTGGTGCGTATTAAGTATGCCTTTCAGGCCTGGTTGCTGGACACCTATATGCCGGGTGGCTTAAATCAGCAGGTTTTTAATTACTTGGATCAATTTTCAGCTCAGGCCAAAGGCCTCACCTTGATTGGCTTGCTCGGCCTGGTGATTACAACCATCATGACATTGGCAGTGATTGAGGGCGCCTTTAATCAGATCTTTCGCGTCTCTGCAAGGCGACCCATTTTGAAGAAGGTTGCGATCTATTCCTCTGCAACTATATTGGGACCCATCCTATTGGGTATTGGAACCTACTTAAGTGGTCTTCTTTTTAGTGCGGCAGAGGGGTGGACGGAAACTCTGAGCTTTGGTTTGGGTTTTGTAGCGACGGTAGTGCCAATAGTTCTGGCCATGGCCGTATTCTCAGTAGCTTACAAAATTCTCCCTTATGCCCAAATTGAGTGGCGTGATGCTTTGAGTGGCGCCTTCTTTGCAGCCCTCACTTTTGAGTTAATGAAGTTTGGCTTTGGTCTTTTTATAAGCAATGTCGCCTTTTATAAAACGGTCTATGGCGCTTTTGCGATCTTCCCTTTAGCGCTGATTTGGATTTACCTGACCTGGTGGATTACCTTGGCTGGGGCAGTTCTGGTTGCCAATCTCCCCAGCATTCGGAATGGGTTGCTTAGGGTTATTCGTTACTGAAATATCCTTCACCCCCCTTGATTCCTCAGGGGCATCAGCATATATTGACTCAATAAGAACCTATTGCTGGAGATCCCATGAAAGTTTGCGACATATTGCGCGTTAAGGGCAGCACACTATTTACTGTTGCACCGGATACTGCTTTGCAAACTGCCGTCTTGGTTATGAGCGAACACGATATCGGTTCATTGGTGGTGATGGATTACGATAAGCTTGTAGGCATCCTGACATTCCGTGAGGTGATTGCAGCTTTAGCAAAACACCATGGCAAATTAGATGAGCTCAAAGTTCAAGGCGTTATGAATGCCAAACCTTTGACATGCAATATGGAGACAGAGATCGATGAGGTTCGCCGCATGATGCTAGTTGAGCATGCCCGCTACTTGCCGGTGATGGATCAAAAGATGCTGATGGGCGTGATTTCTTTCTACGACGTGGCTAAATCCGTTGTTGAGGCTCAGGACTTCGAAAACACCATGCTCAAGGCTTACATCCGCGACTGGCCAGAAGAGGCCGAAAAAGCTGCCCCATAGGCTCAGCCTAGCCCAAGCTCCCGAGCAATGACATAATGTCAATATGTCAGGAAATACACTAGGTCTTCTCTTTACTGTCACCACTTTTGGTGAATCCCACGGTC
This genomic stretch from Polynucleobacter corsicus harbors:
- a CDS encoding CBS domain-containing protein produces the protein MKVCDILRVKGSTLFTVAPDTALQTAVLVMSEHDIGSLVVMDYDKLVGILTFREVIAALAKHHGKLDELKVQGVMNAKPLTCNMETEIDEVRRMMLVEHARYLPVMDQKMLMGVISFYDVAKSVVEAQDFENTMLKAYIRDWPEEAEKAAP